From one Anopheles bellator chromosome 1, idAnoBellAS_SP24_06.2, whole genome shotgun sequence genomic stretch:
- the LOC131206467 gene encoding cofilin/actin-depolymerizing factor homolog, producing MASGVTVSDVCKTTYEEIKKDKKHRYVIFYIRDEKQIDVEVIGDRNAEYDSFLDDIQKGGPGECRYGLFDFEYMHQCQGTSESSKKQKLFLMSWCPDTAKVKKKMLYSSSFDALKKSLVGVQKYIQATDLSEASREAVEEKLRATDRQ from the exons GCTTCCGGAGTCACCGTATCGGATGTGTGCAAGACCACGTACgaggaaataaagaaagaCAAGAAACATCGCTACGTGATCTTCTACATTCGGGATGAGAAACAGATCGACGTCGaggtgatcggtgatcgcaACGCGGAATACGATAGCTTTTTGGACGACATACAGAAGGGTGGACCGGGTGAATGCCG ATACGGCCTGTTCGACTTCGAATACATGCACCAGTGCCAGGGAACGTCGGAAAGttcgaagaagcagaagctcTTCTTGATGTCCTGGTGCCCCGATACCGCTAAG GTTAAGAAGAAGATGTTGTACTCGAGCTCATTCGACGCATTGAAGAAGTCGCTCGTCGGCGTCCAGAAATACATTCAGGCCACCGACCTGTCGGAGGCTTCCCGGGAAGCGGTCGAGGAGAAGCTGCGTGCAACTGATCGTCAATAA